A stretch of the Proteus sp. ZN5 genome encodes the following:
- a CDS encoding LysR family transcriptional regulator yields the protein MDTRLLNAFVVLAETEHFGEASSRLCISQPALTKQIKTLESQLGVTLFERGRHGAKLTLEGQYLLNQSQTVLRETRVLEKQARQLSEPQKVELYAGFGLSSLNFITPLLAKFNHVHPDITVHIDDMPSNTMEDKLLLGELDLAFSRLPVTEPLKSISLVQERLMLAIPTQTIMVLEADGDPLHYFNTLGLIQLSPEKGKKLYQQIHDFLKHHQIKSRVLQQSQDIQTQLALVAAGLGMALVPKSAELICDKQKVTLLPLSGLYTQWEIGVIWNNNIQNKDRDIFIKIISEEINKI from the coding sequence ATGGATACTCGTTTATTGAATGCTTTTGTTGTTTTAGCTGAAACAGAACATTTTGGTGAAGCTTCATCAAGGCTTTGTATTAGCCAGCCCGCACTCACTAAACAGATAAAAACATTAGAATCTCAGTTAGGTGTCACTCTTTTTGAGCGTGGGCGACACGGCGCAAAATTAACTCTAGAAGGGCAGTACTTACTCAACCAGTCTCAGACAGTTTTAAGAGAAACTCGTGTCCTAGAAAAACAAGCCCGTCAATTAAGTGAACCCCAAAAAGTGGAGCTCTATGCAGGATTTGGTTTGTCCTCATTAAATTTTATTACCCCATTATTGGCAAAATTTAATCATGTTCATCCTGATATTACCGTTCATATTGATGATATGCCTTCTAACACAATGGAAGATAAATTACTTTTAGGTGAGCTTGATCTGGCGTTTTCACGTTTACCGGTTACAGAGCCACTAAAAAGTATTTCGTTAGTGCAAGAGCGATTGATGTTAGCCATTCCCACGCAAACTATTATGGTGCTAGAGGCTGATGGTGATCCACTACACTACTTTAATACGCTTGGGCTTATTCAGTTGTCTCCTGAAAAAGGAAAAAAACTGTATCAACAAATCCATGATTTTCTGAAACATCATCAAATCAAATCTCGTGTATTACAACAATCGCAAGATATTCAAACGCAGCTAGCATTAGTTGCCGCAGGATTAGGAATGGCATTGGTACCTAAAAGTGCAGAACTTATTTGTGATAAACAAAAAGTCACTTTATTGCCACTGTCTGGTTTGTATACACAATGGGAAATAGGTGTTATTTGGAATAATAATATTCAGAATAAAGATCGTGATATATTTATAAAAATAATTTCTGAGGAAATAAATAAAATATAA